The following proteins are encoded in a genomic region of Flammeovirga pectinis:
- a CDS encoding group III truncated hemoglobin, whose amino-acid sequence MEQINNRNDVNKMVLSFYARVRKDEVLGSIFNTAIPEEKWPEHLDKLTDFWYSNLFGVRTFSGNPVQAHIKTDNMMNNTMGPEHFERWLALWFSTIESLFEGELAEKAKQVAYNIAQRQLMIVRSAR is encoded by the coding sequence ATGGAACAGATTAATAATAGAAATGATGTCAATAAAATGGTTCTTTCTTTTTATGCTAGAGTACGAAAAGATGAAGTTCTAGGATCTATTTTTAATACTGCAATTCCAGAAGAAAAATGGCCTGAACATCTAGACAAATTAACTGATTTCTGGTATTCAAATCTATTTGGTGTGAGAACATTTAGCGGTAACCCAGTACAAGCACATATCAAAACAGATAACATGATGAATAACACAATGGGACCTGAACATTTTGAAAGATGGTTAGCCCTTTGGTTCTCAACAATAGAATCGTTATTTGAAGGAGAGTTAGCAGAAAAAGCAAAGCAAGTAGCCTATAATATTGCTCAAAGACAATTGATGATTGTTCGTTCGGCACGATAA
- a CDS encoding DoxX family protein, with protein sequence MKNKNLIIYRVATVLLSLLIVMGASMYILDHENVVKAFEALGFPTELIYFMATAKFLGVIALWQTKSKVLQEWAYAGFVYNLLLAVFAHINVGDGEQWGAVAGLIFLAISYFFRNKVAAQQK encoded by the coding sequence ATGAAAAACAAGAATTTAATCATCTATAGAGTTGCTACAGTACTCTTATCTTTATTAATTGTTATGGGTGCAAGCATGTATATACTTGACCACGAAAACGTAGTAAAAGCCTTTGAAGCTTTAGGCTTTCCAACGGAACTGATTTATTTTATGGCTACTGCTAAGTTTTTAGGTGTTATTGCATTATGGCAAACTAAATCAAAAGTACTACAAGAGTGGGCGTATGCCGGTTTTGTATACAACTTATTATTGGCAGTTTTTGCCCATATTAATGTAGGTGATGGAGAACAATGGGGAGCTGTAGCAGGATTGATATTCTTAGCAATTTCGTATTTCTTCAGAAATAAAGTAGCTGCTCAGCAAAAGTAA